A region of the Arachis hypogaea cultivar Tifrunner chromosome 15, arahy.Tifrunner.gnm2.J5K5, whole genome shotgun sequence genome:
aaccttatgcattgatgtttttgtatatattgcaaagcaaaaaaaaatgaaaaagaaaaaaaaaaagaaagaaaaatatatgtagatatcaaaagaaaaaaaatagaaagaaaagaaaaagaaaagaaaagtaataaaaagaggacaaaatgccccaagtgaagctcaataataatcaatgcatatgtgttgtgatcaaggaaaaaaatgcatgagtatgtgaaaaagtgaagaatggatagttaggtttgtttagaattgtataagttgctatataggttaggtgggaagtttaagttaatcaaagattcaaatttcaagtccacttgaccaaatatgcatccttacctttaccctagccccattacaacctaaagaaaagacctcatgatacttgtatgcatgcatgaaataaatgttgattgttagaagacaaacaaatcatggaaagcatgattaggagagaattgagtgaatcgaccctatgcacttgagcgactagagtgcaaacacttccggtgagggttcgacgctcaattccttgattcccggttttcatgagcgttcttcttgcaagtctacttgaacttcattttcatACTTGAaatggtaggattcatgaatcgttatatgatcttggccctacttgtgcatgtatgtctttgagattgatttatttttaaccaagtagatagaatcattttgcatttagttgcattcatatagatagatgcatatagtttaggttgcatttagattagttcacattgaataaatgttgatacccttttctttctcttggtttaagcatgaggacatgattgatttaagtgtggggaggttgataaaccccatttgtaggatttatcttgtgcttgatttaggggattttataaccttttacccacatttattcaatgaaatagcatggttttgttattctcctttaattgtgcctaagagtgaaaacatgctttttaggacttaaaatagctaaatttaattcaccttgattccattagatgccttgatgtgtttgttaagtaatttcagatttaggaggcaaagattggatcaagggaatgaaggaaaagcatgtaaaaatggagaactcatgaagaaatgaaggaatcgcaaaagttgtcaagccgacctcttcgcacttaattgaccataacttgagctacagaagtccaaatgacgcggttccagttgcgctggaaagctaacatccagggcttcgaaatgatataagattttccatagttgcatCGTGCATAGGGGCGCGCATGCGCATGGTGCGCGTCGCACCGATGGTTGCACAtgcttcacttaatgcaactcgtggccagcgaattctaaggcattttgggcccaatccaactcatttctgatgctatttaacccaaggattgaagagggatgagaatcTAGGTAGTTAGTgagttttatttgagttttatcatgctttagttagtttctagagagagaagctctttcttctctctagaattaggagtaggttataTCTAGATttggaattcttagatctaggttaatttcatgctttgatttactttttcttttgtaattcttcttcttctacatctcttctctctagtttagcatttaattcttgtaattctctatttttatgttcatgcacttttgtttcttctacttctctttaatgcaatttatgattcatgattcctttattgttgatttgatttgttgttgtttaattccttgcaattaaatagtgtagatttacttttcttgcaattttactatgctttccttttgtgccttccaagtgtttgacaaaatgcttggaaggattttagtatagaattttatgcttttggcttgggaaggtaacttaggaactcttgagttactaatgtccaagtgattgacgattgggagccattaactctagatctcactaattgaattggtggagaactaggacttatggacttggattgacatagctcatttgactttcctttattagttagaggatgacttaatggggttgatccttgccaattctcatgttgtggttagtgatagggatagagatccttgaccaccaaaccttgccaagacctttgttagttgttagtttatttcctttgccatttatatttcttgtctactatcccaaaaatcccaaaacatactccataaccaataacaagacactttattgtaattcctagggagaacgacctgaggtttcaatacttcggttaatagattttaggggtttgtacttgtgacaaccaaatttttgtatgaaaggattagtgttgatttagaaactatattgcaacgagctttcatttgtgaattctaaaccgtcaaaaagtcctctcatcaagcgGCCGACCTAGGGCCCTACTGAGGAGGAGTCGAAGAGAACGCGACACCCACGTTGATCGTGGCCACAAATGACGCGTTGGGGGAACTGTTTTGGCCTAGCCCAACACACTCAAGGTCTGGGTCTGGGCACCCGCCCGACCCGGCGGCCTGTCCACAACCGACTGGAAGACGACTCGTGTTGTCACCCCTTCTACATGATCATGGACAGCTGGAAAGGAAGTTTTCAAGAAAGAGGGACTGTCCATGAGGGGCCCACACACGTACAGGCTATCTAAGGGGAGGGCCCTACCcctccccaaggtacgtcactcCTTTTACTCTAATTGTCACCTCTTCGTATGGACTTTTATTTGGCATTGGAGTCCTTGCAAGTGGCACACCCCCTACTCCTCAAATCCTCGGCTCGCCAGGACCTCAATCCAGATCCTGCCCCAGCTGCACTCCTCAGTACCCAGACTTCCCAACCCGTTTGGCACACGACTGAACaagatttttttaatagttttatttaatatttaattaaaccggttgaactccGATTAAACCCCAATCGAATCAGTAAATTATTGAACCAGTAACCTCATCGGTTTATTGACCAGTCCAATTCACGCAACTTTGGTCAAGACTTGATCAACTTGCGTGTTGATGACATCAGCAACAAATTTGAGCAAATTTTAGAAACTTGTCTCTGCTGGGATTCAAAtctaaagttaaaaaaatgatgAGGAACCTTACAACCACTAAGCTAAGAAGTTTTTCACTATATATTGTGTATTTGTGCTTCTTTTTTACCATATAACATACCTAATactattctcattttttttattgattgattgtttacttttattctttAACTTTTACTTGAACACTTTTTTTATtgagctttttaatttatttattttttacaaaattaaaattaaaaatttctacctttattttttagaaataaaaaacctGAAATAATACTTTCTATTTATTAAGTTCAATCAGATTAATAACAAGttcaaataaataaatctcaTAGTTTTTtataataagtataaattattaaaataagaaataataatcaatttaataaaaataaaaataaaaattttttattaaaaaattatataattatttaattatgatcgAATCAATTGATGTAactaattatctaataattaaaCTAATGACCCATTAAACTAATATTTTGATCAAATTAATTATCGCTTTAATTGTAACAACTATGTTTTTTTTGTAGGAATtaaattctttcaatttttttctcacTTGAAAAAATAAACTGTCATTTTTCACATACATTTtattaataagagaaaaaaaataaaaaataaaaaatatacaattaaataattaaaaattatattttattctaacaaaaaaaattaagaaacttttttttttttgaataatccATTCGCTTTCTTGCATACAACACAGAAAGTGTATAATTACTGACTTTTGGCTTTAGGTCAACTCCAATGCGCCCGTTCCACAGAAGATACGTTAACATTCAAAACCGGCTTGCTTAAACCATCAGTGGTCCCGTTCCTATTTTTGCTCGGTCAAACACGGTGTCGTCTCGTTcactcaaaaatattaaaaaaagaaaaacacgtCATCACTTCATAACGGGCTCTACTCTAATGCCCAAACGAAACTATCAGTTCCTTCCTCTAATCTAACGCAACCGTCCGTTTCTCCCATCACTACACATCAGCCCATACAACCGTGCGCCATCACCACACAGAAGCATAATCTCTGATATTTTTTCCAGCGTGTACTATTCGTTTTGTAGAGTCCCATTCGCGCAAGCAATTATTCATTCTCTCTTTGGAATCTTCCTTTGCCAATTGCCACTTCGAGGAACCCTAATAAATCTGTGATTAATGCACCTAACCAATATTTAATtggttctttatttctttatatgGGTTTGCCGGCAAAACCAACTAAACTACTCAGATTGAAGACATCAACAGAAACCAGAGTTTCAGTTTATTCCCAACATAAGGGTTAGGGTTTCCCTGTTGGTTCCTCAGTCCGAGTTCTTTCAATTCCGTTCCAATTTCGTGTGATTGAGGTCTCTCTTCACTCCAATCGCAATAAAAACAATGATTTTGGGGATTTCTGATGAGATGCTTGGGACTTTTGTCCCAATCATAATTTACTGGGTTTATTCGGGGATTTACGTTGTTCTTGGTTTGTTTTCTGAGGATTACCGGTTGCATACCAAGGAAGATGAAGATGAGAAGAATTTGGTGTCAAAGGGTGCTGTGGTTAAAGGAGTTGTCCTCCAACAGTTAGTTCAAGCGGTGGTTGCAACTCTCTTGTTTGCGGTATGTgtctatcattatttttttttttcccagGAGTTGGAGGAGTAAAGTTTATATGTTTTATCTCGCTTTTCTTTTAtcgatttatttttatgtatgatGATTAAGATTAACCACAAGAAGATGCAAGGATTTAGttaattactaatttaaattaCCCCCAAAtgtgccccttttttttttaggtttaaatACCAACCACGCTTTCAAATTTAGCTTCTCACATTTTGAGAGACGTGTGGTCAACAAACAAagctttttctgtattttttatgtCACTATTAACCCCATAATTGCAAATAGTCTTTGTGCCTTGCCTTGTAAACTAAACCATGGCCTATTTGAGAAATCATGGTTTCTGTTTTGCATGCGCTAGTCTATTAATCCACTATCAGGAGCTAACTGGTTGATTAATTCAATATAGATAATGTAATAGTTTCCGTAAATGCTATGCATCCAAAATAACTTAAATGTAAACCTTCTGAATCACCAATGAGAAAGTTGCAGatttagtgatccatgcattgtcTGACTTCGGGACCTGGATTTTATCTTCATATTCATTTTAGATGGTAGAGTGAAAGTTCTTTAGAAAGATCAATAACATACGGAAAAAAGCTACAGGTCTGATCATGTCCCGTAACATTTATCCAAAAATTTGTCATTGAAGGGGCATCAATTGTGTTTCAACCATTTAGGATATTGCTGAATGCACAAATCAAATTGTATGCCATAGAAACTTCCTTCTAATTATGAGACTTGCACTTGTAAGTATGTGAAAATTATACAAGGATTGGTTTGATAGTCTAGTGGTTAAGGTAGGACACTTAATCTAAATTGACATTGGCTTTATCTGGAGCTTTTTTTACCCTTAAGTGTTACTGTTGGAGGGGGTGTGTTGGACTATAAAAATTTTTATCCCCCTCATCAGCATTAAAGATGGTACTAATTCTAGTGTAAAATCATTAGAGTCCATGTGTAGCTATTTATTCAGATAAACTCAATTGTAATCGGGGTATTTGTTATTTTATAGGTGACAGGAAGCGATACCCAAAGTGATTTGAATCAGAATGCTTCCCTCCTTGCTGTGGCCCGGCAATTTGGTACTGCTATGTTGGTAATGGACACATGGCAATATTTCATGCATAGGTACATGCATCACAACAAGTTCCTATACAAGCATATTCACTCCCAACATCACAGACTTATTGTACCTtactcatttggagctttgtacaATCACCCTCTGGAGGGACTGCTTCTTGACACCATCGGCGGGGCTTTGTCTTTCCTTTTGTCTGGCATGAGTCCTCGggcctccatcttcttcttctcctttgccaCCATTAAGACGGTCGATGATCATTGCGGGTTGTGGCTCCCTGGAAACCTTTTCCACGTTATCTTCAAGAACAATACAGCATACCACGACGTGCACCATCAGCTCTATGGAAACAAGTACAACTACTCGCAGCCATTCTTCGTCATGTGGGATCGCATCTTGGGCACTTACATGCCATACACATTGGAGAAGAGGGCTGATGGGGGTTTTGAAGCCAGACCTTGTAAAGACTCCAAGGATGATTAACTTTTTATCTTAGTGAGTATTCTTTTTGTGTACTAGTATTGGTTTTCGTTATTTATGATCAGCACTTCCTGGGTGACCAGCTTTTGTATATAAACATTATACTGAATTGCCTACGCTACTATTGTTCTTCACATGTCTGTTTATACTAGATAGACTTAATAAGGAAATTGAGAAGCTACCTAGTTACGGTGTTATTTCACCCTTTTATGTACGGCTGCTATAATGCTATTATCAAAACTTGTATACATTACCTTGTTTTCTAAACTTGCTTAAGGATGCAATTTCTGATACTGGTATAGTAAGTTCGTTTTGCTGACTCTGTTTTTctgcatgtatatatatatatatgcttaagGATGCAATTTCTGATATTGGTATACTATGTTCGTTTTGCTGACTCTGTTTTTCTGCATATATATATGTTCTCAAATTGATGCCAAAGCTGTGGTTATGAGGTGATTTTTGTGTATGTGGATAGACCTGTATCTTATGCACTTCATGGAGCCATAGTTATTTATGATTGAACAAGATGCCCAGGCGGCCCGGGGGGGGATGTGTACAGTAACGAGGGGGAAATGCTGAAATTGCCGAGGCTTATGGGTTTTTAAGTGACTGAGCTGCTTGTTACCTATTAGCATGCATTAAGATATACGTTCAGTTATGTCTACATCTTTGAGTTTGAATGAATTTTAGCATCCTTGAAAACGCAATTTCAAGTGTTTCACTTTCTTCGCATATTCATATATATGCAGCACCTAAACTTATTACCTTTTACCTCCCTATAAGCAAGAATGCTacgaaaggaagctgcaactaaaTCAATAGCCACAATCTGTTTTCAAAAGGACATACACAGAAGTTGGGCGTTCTCAGCAAGATCTCATCCATTTTCCTCCTTTGTTTAAAATTTTCCctaaatttaatcattgttgtgTATTAGTCTAATGGGAAAATTATCTATTATGTTTTAAGCATTTGATCCCGTAAACACTACCAATTTTTTTTGTCCCACAGTATCCATCTGTCCAGCAGGCTAAGGACTAATCTGTTATAGATTTGAGTTCTATTTAAGAGTATTTGTTGGCTAATGGATAACTGAATACACGAGGTGGGATTGAAACCCTAACACTTGATTAAACAGATTAATGAACTCTAACCCAACTTGGTTTAAACACTATCAATTCAATCCGACATGATTAAATAGTTTTTGTTTGGGTCAATCCAACCCATTGGAATCAATTACTGGCCCGTTCCATTTTTGCCCAATCCCATAAGTAGAGCAATCTTACTAGtgcattttttaaaaagaaaaactgAATGATACTTCCATTAATTATTAAACTTGTCCATCAACAACATGGCTACAATAAGGACTTTACGGTGTTTTTGTTTAAAAACATGTTTATATCTCTAGAGTCtctctaaataaattatttaattttttggaagttgaaatagatttttttcttaaataatttacgAACCTAtatcaaaattgaatttttgaaaagatcAAAATCAAGTGTTTTTAAAATTGTTGTTGAGACAAGAAAAGAAACGATAACGATTATATTTTGGACTATTTCTTTAAATTCATTATTATTAAGAACCATACTTAAgaatatttaaagtaaaaaaaactgGTTTGATAGTCATGTATTATTTTGGATTTCAAGATGTTACACCTTAAAAGTTGTCAGCATTAAAGTTCGACACTCAGCAATAATTTCGATCATAAAATGGATGAACAGAACAAAAGGTATACTGATTGACTACCATGATGAAGGTCGAAAGAGAGACGGtcgaaataaaattaagagaaaacacGTGAGGAAAAGACTCACTCGTAATGGGTAAGAACGTGTGATCTCGTCCTTGAAGACTAAGGTATGGTAAGAATGTGGGTAGTTGAACTTGGAGAGCAAGTAAAACCGGATTGTGGGTCGTGATTAAGAGATTGATAACTATTCAGTATAGCCTGGACGTTGTCTCTATTAAATAGGGAGGTAAAAGCTTTCAAAAGAGACTTTAATTTTCAATATTCCAAGCTACACtaaaattctctaaaaattttaaagtcaCACTAACGTCAAAAAAAGTGATAGAGTATAAGTACATGTGAGTGTTtgaaatcaatttattttatttatttgttttgtttattatcttaatttatttgtttacttaaattctaaactttgtttattattttgttatttttaaacaattttttttaaatcattaaaTTCTTTCACTATAATAGTCCCTTTTTAAGTTACATTCAATTACATTATTTCATTATAAATTTGTTCGAATATCATATGCAAACTTCGTTGTTGCAAGCCAGTTTTAACACTAAATTAATAAGTCTAAGGCCGAACTCACTTTTTTAGAGGAATTGTATCTGTTCCTCAAATTGAAATCTTTTGATATAAGTTTAATCGACGTCTGTCGTCGATGGTCTAACAAAAATTtaggaaaacaaaaatataaaccaCAATAATAATTCCTCATCATTCAACTTTGAATTTAATGACATTATAACTATTATTCCACTTTTAAAGAAAATGTTACGATATTGACTATATATAGACCCAAGAATATCTTATGAAAAGGATATACCACAACAAACTATCAAGCAACTCATAAAAAAAA
Encoded here:
- the LOC112750359 gene encoding sphinganine C4-monooxygenase 1, producing the protein MILGISDEMLGTFVPIIIYWVYSGIYVVLGLFSEDYRLHTKEDEDEKNLVSKGAVVKGVVLQQLVQAVVATLLFAVTGSDTQSDLNQNASLLAVARQFGTAMLVMDTWQYFMHRYMHHNKFLYKHIHSQHHRLIVPYSFGALYNHPLEGLLLDTIGGALSFLLSGMSPRASIFFFSFATIKTVDDHCGLWLPGNLFHVIFKNNTAYHDVHHQLYGNKYNYSQPFFVMWDRILGTYMPYTLEKRADGGFEARPCKDSKDD